Proteins encoded in a region of the Gigantopelta aegis isolate Gae_Host chromosome 13, Gae_host_genome, whole genome shotgun sequence genome:
- the LOC121387312 gene encoding dimethylaniline monooxygenase [N-oxide-forming] 2-like: protein MSTTRKTVAVIGAGISGLVSIKSCLEEGLEPVCFEQHDDIGGVWYNTDELRQGQGPRAYDSLVTNSSKDMMCFSDYPYPKHYPPYLTCQMVHSYLHSYAEHFQLKKYIQFQKKIVKVSKADDYDISGKWIVETESAEGDLNRHVVDAVMVCSGFYKIPHYPKVEGMEEFEGFKTHSQAFKTGQIYKDKTVLVVGNANSAGDIAADVSNYAKQVYLSVGDGCWILTRLTNGGIPRDFVHRRFLLQMMPESVVNRIIMQEANRNLDHETAGVRPDKPPLRSCVLVNDEIQMKVMSGKVKVVDRLKKLRQRSAHFADGNVARDVDGVVFATGFDRDLSFLDSSVGGDNDKLEFYKMAFPVHLRHQTLAMIGCFSTVGAHPPAFELQARLAARVFAGKHRLPSEDIMVKDVEKWNTFVKERTGYYKYKVIFKVVLSLFQFPTLLIRDDIATELGVKPKFWDLFWTDPRLAFSCFFGPAFPVQYRLLGPGAWDGAAHACRQVYTNSIMAVQHRRPPPFKGGVVSKYLRLIVTIFVLSGILYLIGLTG from the exons ATGTCAACGACCAGAAAAACCGTTGCTGTGATTGGCGCAGGAATATCCGGATTGGTGTCAATCAAAAGTTGTCTTGAAGAGGGTTTAGAACCCGTATGTTTTGAACAACACGATGACATAG GTGGAGTGTGGTACAACACAGACGAACTAAGGCAAGGTCAAGGTCCCCGAGCCTACGACAGCCTCGTTACCAATTCCAGCAAGGATATGATGTGCTTCAGCGACTACCCCTACCCCAAACACTACCCTCCTTATCTGACCTGCCAAATGGTCCACTCATACCTACACAGCTATGCCGAACACTTCCAGCTGAAAAAGTACATCCAGTTTCAAAAGAAAATTGTCAAAGTTTCCAAAGCAGATGATTATGACATTTCCGGAAAATGGATTGTCGAGACGGAAAGTGCCGAAGGAGATTTAAATCGTCACGTGGTCGATGCCGTGATGGTATGTTCTGGGTTCTACAAAATACCTCACTACCCGAAAGTTGAAGGAATGGAAGAGTTTGAAGGATTCAAAACGCATTCTCAGGCATTTAAAACGGGCCAGATTTACAAAGATAAAACCGTTCTCGTTGTTG GTAACGCAAATTCCGCAGGCGATATTGCTGCTGACGTCAGCAATTATGCAAAACAG GTCTACTTGAGTGTCGGGGACGGCTGCTGGATCTTAACGCGACTTACAAATGGCGGCATACCACGTGACTTTGTGCACAGACGCTTTCTCCTGCAGATGATGCCTGAATCGGTTGTGAATCGAATCATCATGCAAGAAGCCAACAGAAACCTAGACCACGAGACAGCCGGGGTCCGCCCTGACAAACCGCCGCTCAGATCCTGTGTCCTCGTCAATGACGAAATACAGATGAAGGTCATGAGCGGCAAGGTCAAGGTCGTCGATAGGTTAAAGAAACTACGTCAGCGGAGTGCTCATTTCGCCGACGGAAACGTTGCCCGCGATGTGGACGGTGTTGTTTTTGCGACTGGTTTCGACAGAGATCTCAGTTTCTTAGACTCCAGTGTTGGTGGCG ataaCGACAAGCTTGAATTTTACAAAATGGCGTTCCCAGTCCATCTGCGTCATCAGACGCTTGCAATGATTGGTTGTTTCAGTACAGTAGGTGCACATCCGCCCGCGTTTGAACTGCAGGCGCGATTGGCTGCCAGGGTGTTTGCTGGAAAACATCGTCTGCCTTCAGAAGACATCATGGTGAAAGATGTTGAAAAGTGGAACACATTTGTGAAAGAGAGAACCGGCTATTACAAATATAAA gttatttttaaagtcGTACTATCTTTATTTCAGTTTCCAACACTTCTTATCAGGGACGACATAGCGACCGAACTGGGGGTGAAACCTAAATTCTGGGACCTGTTCTGGACGGATCCAAGACTTGCCTTCAGCTGTTTCTTTGGTCCGGCGTTTCCAGTACAGTATCGTCTGCTCGGACCCGGCGCGTGGGATGGGGCTGCGCATGCGTGTCGTCAAGTGTACACAAACAGTATTATGGCGGTGCAACACCGACGTCCGCCCCCTTTTAAAGGAGGGGTGGTGTCAAAATACCTGAGACTTATtgtaactatttttgttttgtcaggAATTTTGTATTTGATAGGCCTAACTGGTTAG